AATGCCActactataatatatgtaattgcATCGACCATGATGAAGATAATGCAGCTTATGAAGGGTTGGTTGGCTTGTTCAAcaagaaattttaaaacctgaatttttgttgtcattttataatttcactcataaaaaattttatatatatatatatatatatttcactaaAGGAATATATTGATTGATAggtattaaaatattaatatagatatctCCAAAACTTTGGAGTAGTTTGGTACATATAGTacaatttaacattagatttataaaatagattcataataaaacaaacatatttctaTTATTTGTACTTAATtactccaaatttttttaaataatggcAAATATATTCGAGATAATATTACAAGAAAGTCAAACTAAATTCATGTAtagttttagccttttagggTAGTGTTTTAAGATATATCCCACACACTTTATTTGAGAAGACACTAGATATCTATTAATTTACACGATACTACTAAAGTCGAAAACTAATTATCTCCCTTTTTAATCTTTGAGTTAACAAAACGATGTCACAATAGAATGGTAGCTAGTGATacaaaatacatttatatattcGCCATAATAGACCAATCACCACAAAGAATCAATCTCAACGTATCAAAGTTGTCTCATCATCAATATCCAATCTTAgcttccaaaagaaaaaaaataacaaacggtctaatataccaaaataaaatgCTCTGAGACCCAGAATAGGTCAGATTAAAAAGATAGCCGGTTCGATGTACcgtggtttttttttgttaaaccgGAAGAGTTCAAGAAGTTTAGGCCGCAGGTTTCTTCTGAACAAGGTCCTCAATCAAATCTGCCGCCTCTTGGATCGTCGTAATGTTTTGAGCATCAGATTCCTCGACACTTATGTTGAACTTTTCCTCCAACGCCATCACTATTTCCACCTACATCCATATTCATCCACATAATACTAATGATTCATATACTTTTGCATTGAAATAAGTAGTACGTAACCACATTTTAAAACAGAATGGCTAAACACATCACATTATtatgaaaacagaggaaatattaACATGGCATAAATatgaaagagagggagagagagagagcatataACATACGGTGTCGAGAGAATCGGCACCAAGAGCAGTGAACTTGGATTCGGCAGTGAGAGGAGTGTCCGCTGTCAAAGCCAATTGCTCCTTTACAATGTCACTCACTTTCTGCACCGTCTCTGCTTTCGCCTATATCCTCACACACACGTTACAATATCAACTTATTGCATTTCTCATATGATATAAGTTTTAGCTTGCAAATCTTTATACTTACTGCACAACTGATTTGAAGACGAAGGCTCTTTGAAGTTGAAGACGTGAAACGACCAAAGGTCACAGACTGAAAACTTGAGCCTTTCTTTAACACCTAATGATCACATGATGGCTTTTAAATATAACtagtaacaaaaaaacttaaagcgAATTCTCAAGATGTGGATGGTTAATGAACTATAATTGAGTAAAGCGTTTGAGGTTTCGAAGTGATAAAAATAAACACACAGTAAAATGTCCCGAAGTTTTGTAGAGTCACCTGAGAGATTCTGGTGGACGGAGCTTTGAAGCTTAGAGACGTGGTTGATAAGGAAGCCATTGAAGGAGATGAAAAAAGAGTAGAAATGGATTCGCTTTAGTTGGATAAGGTGTAATGAGAATAAGAGAGATACGTAGATACGGCGTCGTTATACGATACGCAAGCGCAAGGGTTTTAGTTTTGTGGCGGAGGTTTGTTCTCGGGGATTCCAGGCCTATCTTCGGCACATGTT
The sequence above is a segment of the Camelina sativa cultivar DH55 chromosome 10, Cs, whole genome shotgun sequence genome. Coding sequences within it:
- the LOC104717763 gene encoding acyl carrier protein 4, chloroplastic-like, with the protein product MASLSTTSLSFKAPSTRISQVLKKGSSFQSVTFGRFTSSTSKSLRLQISCAAKAETVQKVSDIVKEQLALTADTPLTAESKFTALGADSLDTVEIVMALEEKFNISVEESDAQNITTIQEAADLIEDLVQKKPAA